The proteins below are encoded in one region of Rhododendron vialii isolate Sample 1 chromosome 7a, ASM3025357v1:
- the LOC131332632 gene encoding uncharacterized protein LOC131332632, which translates to MVIERRCGGGGRGSGRGGGGGGCIVVGVVVEMMVGAGLWWRWWWWSGGGNYSGGCGNVVVVAAAWWLRWRLERGGGGGGVVLVWWWGWGHGGGGVAAVVVEWWWWWSGGNYGGGCGIVVMVVVVVAAATTQWLRWWWGQRCGDGGGGGLVVVMVWWQRGGGNCGGSCGIVVVAA; encoded by the exons ATGGTGATAGAA cggcgttgtggtggtgggggGCGTGGTAGTGGTCgaggtggtgggggtggtggttgCATCGtcgtgggggtggtggtggagatgatGGTGGGGGCGGGgttgtggtggaggtggtggtggtggagtggtggtggtaattATAGTGGAGGTTGCGGcaatgtggtggtggtggcagcggcatGGTGGTTGAGGTGGCGGTTAGagcgtggtggtggcggcggcggcgtcgTGTTAGTGTGGTGGTGGGGTTGGGGGCATGGCGGCGGTGgagtggcggcggtggtggtagagtg gtggtggtggtggagtggtggtaaTTATGGTGGAGGTTGCGGCattgtggtgatggtggtggtagtggtggcggcggcgacgACGCAGTGgttgaggtggtggtgggggcagCGTTGtggtgacggtggtggtggtggat tggtggtggttatggttTGGTGGCAGCGTGGTGGTGGTAATTGTGGTGGAAGTTgcggcattgtggtggtggcggcgtga